A single window of Agelaius phoeniceus isolate bAgePho1 chromosome 16, bAgePho1.hap1, whole genome shotgun sequence DNA harbors:
- the GSPT1 gene encoding eukaryotic peptide chain release factor GTP-binding subunit ERF3A: protein MEANGSGSGSSSDSAPDCWDQADIEPGSGAGPGCAPPAAEAEAQQELLGAAFSRQLNVNAKPFVPNVHAAEFVPSFLRSGPAPGLPPPSPPPGLPPPPPLGAPVEPSPEEQTASCEGSNAAVNMEISESVVENGETEMSPEESWDHKEEPSEAELGGGPAGDAGPSEESAQEMMEEEEEIPKPKSVVAPPGAPKKEHVNVVFIGHVDAGKSTIGGQIMYLTGMVDKRTLEKYEREAKEKNRETWYLSWALDTNQEERDKGKTVEVGRAYFETEKKHFTILDAPGHKSFVPNMIGGASQADLAVLVISARKGEFETGFEKGGQTREHAMLAKTAGVKHLIVLINKMDDPTVNWSNERYEECKEKLVPFLKKVGFNPKKDIHFMPCSGLTGANLKEQSEFCPWYIGLPFIPYLDNLPNFNRSVDGPIRLPIVDKYKDMGTVVLGKLESGSICKGQQLVMMPNKHNVEVLGILSDDVETDSVAPGENLKIRLKGIEEEEILPGFILCDLNNLCHSGRTFDAQIVIIEHKSIICPGYNAVLHIHTCIEEVEITALICLVDKKTGEKSKTRPRFVKQDQVCIARLRTAGTICLETFKDFPQMGRFTLRDEGKTIAIGKVLKLVPEKD, encoded by the exons ATGGAGGCGAACGGGAGCGGCAGCGGGAGCAGCAGCGACTCGGCTCCCGACTGCTGGGACCAGGCGGACATCGAGCCGGGCAGCGGCGCCGGCCCGGGCTGCGCCCCGCCGGCCGCGGAGGCCGAGgcgcagcaggagctgctcggGGCGGCCTTCAGCCGGCAGCTGAACGTCAACGCCAAGCCCTTCGTGCCCAACGTCCACGCCGCCGAGTTCGTGCCGTCCTTCCTGCGGAGCGGCCCGGCGCCCGGCCTGCCGCCGCCCTCGCCCCCGCCCggcctcccgccgccgccgccgctcg gtGCACCTGTAGAGCCTTCTCCAGAGGAGCAGACAGCCTCTTGTGAAG gtTCAAATGCTGCTGTTAACATGGAAATTTCAGAATCTGTTG TGGAAAATGGAGAGACAGAAATGTCCCCAGAAGAGTCATGGGACCACAAAGAAGAGCCCAGTGAAGCAGAGCTAGGAGGGGGTCCTGCAGGGGATGCGGGGCCCTCTGAGGAGAGCGCTCAGGAAatgatggaagaggaggaggaaatacCAAAACCGAAATCTGTTGTAGCACCTCCAGGTGCTCCTAAAAAAGAGCACGTCAATGTAGTGTTCATCGGACACGTAG atgCTGGCAAGTCAACTATTGGAGGACAAATAAT GTATTTGACAGGAATGGTTGACAAAAGAACActtgaaaaatatgaaagagaagctaaagaaaaaaacagagaaacatG GTACCTTTCTTGGGCCTTAGACACAAACCAAGAAGAACGAGACAAAGGTAAAACAGTAGAAGTGGGTCGTGCCTATTTTGAAACGGAGAAGAAACACTTCACTATTTTAGATGCTCCTGGACACAAGAGCTTTGTTCCAAATATGATTGGTGGGGCTTCTCAAGCTGATCTTGCTGTGCTG GTTATTTCTGCAAGAAAAGGAGAGTTTGAAACTGGATTTGAGAAAGGTGGACAAACAAGAGAACATGCCATGTTAGCAAAAACAGCAGGTGTAAAGCATTTAATAGTTCTTATTAATAAAATGGATGATCCAACTGTAAACTGGAGTAATGAAAG ATATGAGGAATGTAAAGAGAAACTGGTGCCATTTTTGAAGAAAGTTGGCTTCAATCCCAAAAAGGACATTCATTTCATGCCCTGCTCAGGACTGACTGGAGCAAACCTTAAAGAACAGTCAGAATTCTGTCCTTGGTATAT TGGATTACCATTTATTCCATACCTGGATAATTTGCCAAACTTCAACCGTTCAGTTGATGGACCAATCAGGCTGCCAATTGTGGATAAATATAAG GACATGGGCACTGTGGTCCTTGGGAAGCTGGAGTCAGGCTCTATTTGCAAAGGACAACAGCTTGTGATGATGCCAAACAAG caCAATGTGGAAGTTCTTGGAATTCTTTCTGATGATGTAGAAACTGACTCAGTAGCCCCAGGTGAAAATCTAAAGATCAGACTGAAGGGAATTGAAGAGGAAGAGATCCTTCCAGGATTTATTCTCTGTGATCTCAACAACCTTTGTCATTCTGGACGCACATTTGATGCCCAG ATAGTGATAATTGAGCACAAATCCATTATCTGCCCAGGTTATAATGCAGTGCTGCACATCCACACCTGTATTGAAGAAGTTGAGATAACA GCCTTAATCTGCTTGGTAGAcaaaaaaacaggagaaaaaagtaAGACACGGCCCCGTTTTGTGAAACAAGATCAAGTCTGCATTGCCCGTTTAAGGACAGCAGGAACGATCTGCCTTGAGACATTCAAAGATTTCCCTCAGATGGGTCGCTTCACCTTAAGGGATGAGG GTAAGACCATTGCAATTGGAAAAGTTCTGAAACTGGTTCCAGAGAAGGACTAA